DNA from Tachysurus vachellii isolate PV-2020 chromosome 22, HZAU_Pvac_v1, whole genome shotgun sequence:
cctaataaacaagactgaggtgactgaggtgactgtggtgaggaaaaaatctcttagatggaagaggaagaaaccttgagaggaaccagactcaaaagtgatcctcatcctcatttgtgtgaatgtCTAAAGTCTCAAACTCgcctaaataatttattaaggtATACATCAAAATGTGATGCCTTAAAAATATGACAAGCAGTAAAACAAGCACACAATCACCTTTCATGACGACAACTTTGTAACCCTTTTTTCATGTCTATACACCACATTTACATGATGTCCTTTCTAAAGCTCTATACAGTCAGGTGGAGTTTTGCAACCTAGAGCTCCTAAGCAACTTAAAGTTCAGTGTAACATTTGTTTCTAAAGTCAGCTGACTTTTCTGAGTTTGAGGCCTTAGTCATACagtaactgattttttttttttttttttttagattaaattctaatttagaaataaaatttaattttgtaTCTATGTTCAATATTTTCATGCTCTGAGAAAAAGCCTTCATTATTTTGTGTCACATGCAATGATCTATGAtacaaaatgtaattaatgctacatttatgcacacacatacacacacacaccaacaaacaaacatacacaacccccacacacacacaaacaaacaaacaaacatacatacacaaactcacacacacacacacatactcacaaacccAGGCAAGTGGCAAATTTAAGCCCATCATCTTTATGTAGTATAAATAAGGGATTGTGCAAattctgttatatttattaatctgaTCCAGCCAATCTGCTCTTCTTGATcaatatgtattatttaatttaggATTTAgaataatgatatatatatatataaaataggaTTATAGatgttactgtatgtattaaAGGTTCAATTGAATAACAAAATTTactcatttataaaacacaaaaatgtgaaCAGAAACATAAGCAAATACTAATAtaggtttttttgttgtttttgattttaattaattattggatcttttgtttgtttgcttgtttgtttgttactcACTGATTTTAGTACCAATGTTTGCTGAACATTGACCATAAATCATCAAATAGTAAACCAGAAATATTGTGGACAAAATTAGCTtctgaatatgaataaaatttacAGAGACAATGTTGATTTTAAAGTAATAGGTTTATTCTCATCATGGCTGTGGAGAAGAACTCCAATGACCAAAGTGttacattcatttatataattCACCCCACAGGGCTAGTGTTATTGGTTACAGGTAAACAAACAACTTCATGCATATTggttaaacaaagaaaaataaacatgaattattatatatgattaCATAATTATCAGGAAAGGTAATACATATATGGTGAAAGTCAACATTACATCAGGTGTCTTAAATCAGTCCTGATAGAGAGAGTCTACCTTTTTGCCTTAGTTCTGGCCCTCAAAGTCATCTCCCTGCTTTCTATCACAACATCACTAAATCACACAATTAAATGTGGAGGATTACATAAAGATACTAAAGTAATAACTCATAGATAAATGATTAGCATATGGATATGTGTATGGAATGTAATCAATTTCCATAATACAAAACGCTTATACTAACACGAATGAAAAGTACAAAGGTAGAGAATACTGTAAGTTGAAGGTATGAGTTAAGCAGAGGCGTAGCAGACTTCTTTCAGTCGATTCCTTCATATCCTTGTTATACATGTGTAGTCAGCTCTGGGTCACAGGTCCATCCAGGTAGTCTTGATAAAAACCATAAATCATCCAAACTGCACTCTTCACAGCCTAGATTTAATGTTAACTGGTTTTTCAGTGTCATTTTAGCGTTCACATTTGATTAGAAtaatagttagttagttagttagagtGATAGCTGCTATCAGCTTGTTGGCTTGATTGatcaaaataatgtttattttatttataataaatcacATCTTGCggtttatctttattttaccATATGCACCTTGGAATTAAGTACCTTGGTAAGGTACTTTGGTACATGgcttctttaaaaaattaatttattacatgTCTTATACATAATGGTTGtgtattattatgaattatcTGTTGTTATACTTATGAACAAAATCTCCATGGACTAGCTTTGGACTTATCTAAATAAAGGAGGTTGCAGCTACAATCCTACCATATCTTTACAAAAAATTAACTGAGATTTGTTCTATTCATTTGCTGATCAAAATATTGGTGTCTGTGCCAAGCTCTTTCAGATGATACAGAATTTACATGTTTTTTCCTGATTCTATCACCGTAATTTTTGCATCAGTGTAAGTGACACCTTTGTAGGTTCCACTGGTTTTAAACTCCAGCACACTGCCATTGTAGCAGGTAACCTGGACTGTTCCAGTGTAGGGGAGATCAAATGAAGCTCGGCCAATAGTGATGTCTACATCTATGGTTTTCCCTGGAGGAACTTTAACAGGAAATGAGAACAGCTCAGTTTTCTCCTCAGTGTTCTCTAAACCATATGATCTCTCGTTTCCCACTGTGAGACTGAATCCACTTGAAATTTCCACAAGCCCTGGAACTCCTGCCTTCACTTCCAGGTGAAACGAGGCTTCCAGCTTGTTGGTAACAGACCAGGATGACTTTTTGGTGATTGTTTTGGAGGtttctattttatattcttGAGCTTCAGTAGTATTATTATGATACGTCATGGATTTGATTTCCTCAACAGCCACATTAGGTAACAAACTGTGAAGTGTGGGATAATGAACATTTGTTAGCTTGCTAGacatgatggtgttgatgaaataaaaacataggcAATCAACATCTGCACCAGCACGACCTCCGATTCCCATGCAGATCCCAGAACCCACATCAATTGGATATTCTGTTTTCAGCCCCCAGTCTGACATTTTTGGGAAGAACTCTCGGGACTTATTTGTCTTGATTTTGATGGCACCCAGACGTGTTCCAGCTCCATTTCCCCAAAGTGAAAGGGAGGAGAAATGTTCTCCATCTTCAAATTCAAACTGTGAAAGCCTCCCTCCAGGTTGACCAAATTGCATGGACCGGCCATCAGTTAGCCAAACCTTGACGGCTTTTATCTGCCAGCCACCAGCCCACACCCAGATCTGTTTTAGTGTGGCTCCATTTGTAATACCATCAAAATCAAATTCACTTCCTCCTTGGCCTCCAATTGTATAGGTTGGTGCCAAGTATGACATGATTATGCACTTAGTATGTACCTTAAAAAGAGAAACACATATTTAGGTTTatacttatatacatataatatgtcATTGTATACTTTATACTATGAATTTATACATGGCCAGTACATACTCTTTTACCGCAGTCAGccattcattaatatttatggGGTAACATTATTCATTTAGATTCTTTCAGatattatttaacacattaaaGTAAACACAATATCTAACACTTGTACTACTTGATGACTAGTGACCAATGTTTATAACATTGTtgagtaaaataataatcatagatGCTTTCTTAACTGTCCAAATTCAGAACTGAGGCTGAAGCAAGATCCGGTGTTTAGATTTTAGATCAGTGAATAGGGAAAAAAATAGGATcatgttataatttttttgctaATTCATGTAAACATACATTTAGTCATGAATTACACAAATTAAAGCagcagtattttattattaaaaacaaacaaacaaacacaaacaatgcaAATAACTGTTTTTGCTTAtggtaatattttaatttcctATGTGTTATTAATGCTATAGTTCATGGTTTAGTAGTGGttattattaaagtaaatgatgttattttaatgcattaatgCATACTGTCAGAATTAATGCATGCAATAATACATCGCTATTCTCAAttctttctataaatatatatatatatatatatatatatatatatatatatatatatatatatatatacatatatatatatatatatatatatatatatatatatatatataaaaattttattatatatgtatatatatatacatatataatacaaaattatttcAATGCTGATATCTTTAATATGATATAATTTAATAAGATATAATATGATTTAGAATAGCAGTCACACTTACAAGAAAGTTGTCAGAGGCAGGTAGCAAGGAAGGATGAAGATTATTTGATGTAACAGGATGTGCATGCTTCCTTATTTATACTAGTTAAAGA
Protein-coding regions in this window:
- the LOC132838194 gene encoding aerolysin-like protein, giving the protein MSYLAPTYTIGGQGGSEFDFDGITNGATLKQIWVWAGGWQIKAVKVWLTDGRSMQFGQPGGRLSQFEFEDGEHFSSLSLWGNGAGTRLGAIKIKTNKSREFFPKMSDWGLKTEYPIDVGSGICMGIGGRAGADVDCLCFYFINTIMSSKLTNVHYPTLHSLLPNVAVEEIKSMTYHNNTTEAQEYKIETSKTITKKSSWSVTNKLEASFHLEVKAGVPGLVEISSGFSLTVGNERSYGLENTEEKTELFSFPVKVPPGKTIDVDITIGRASFDLPYTGTVQVTCYNGSVLEFKTSGTYKGVTYTDAKITVIESGKNM